The sequence GGCGCCGCTGACCGAGCAGATTGAAGTCACGGACGAAGACCGCGACTACATCAAGAACACCGGTTCGCGCCTCTCGGTCGGCTCGGTGCTCTCGCGTGAAGACATGCTGCACATCGCGCTGATGGCCTCGGAAAACCGCGCGGCTGCAGCGCTGTCGCGTTACTTCCCGGGCGGCCGCCCGGCCTTCCTCGCAGCGATGAACGCCAAGGCCAAGCAACTCGGCATGACGGACACGCATTTCGAAAGCCCGTCGGGTCTGACGAGCGAGAACGTGTCGAGCGCGCGCGACCTGGTGAAGATGGTCAACGCGGCCTATCAGTATCCGATGATCCGCCAGTTCTCGACCGATCGTAGCTACGAGGTCTACACCGGCAAGCGTTCGATCGCCTATAACAGCACGAACGCGCTGGTGCGCAACCCGTCGTGGGACATCGGTCTGCAGAAGACCGGCTTCATCAACGAAGCGGGTGAGTGCCTCGTGATGCAGGCCACTATCCACGGCCGTCCGATGATCGTGGTGCTACTCGATTCGTCGGGCAAATACTCGCGCTTCGCCGACGCAACGCGTCTGCGCACATGGCTCGACAATGGTGGCGATCAGGCGCGCATCACCAGCGCGGACGCCGGTGGCCCGGGGACCTGAGGTGCGCTAGCATGCTCCAGCGGCCGGTTTTCGGACCGGCCAATAAAAAAAGCCTCGCATCATCTGCGAGGCTTTTTTATTGGCCGGAGGAGGACGCAGCCGCCAGCTTATGCGTGCTGGGGATGCGCGTGCTGCTGCGGTGTCTGCGGGCGATAACCCAGCGACTCGGAAATCAGCAATGCCGTTTGGCTGAGCTGCCCCAGCCACGAGTCCTGCAAGCGATCCGCCGGGGCGGATAGCGACAGGCCCGCAACCAGCTTGCCGGTGTCATCGTAAATTCCCGCCGCAATGCAGCGTACGCCCAGTTCCAGTTCTTCGTTATCGCGCGCGCACGCCTGCTGCCGCACGTGCGACAGCTCGCGTTCGAGCTTGGTCAGATCGGTGATGCTGTTCTGTGTGTGACCGGACAGGCCGGTGCGCGTGGCATAGGCCCGCACGCGGGTCGACTCGTCGGCGGCAAGGAAGAGCTTGCCCACCGAGGTCAGATGCAGCGGCGCTCGCCCGCCAATCGCTCGCACCACCTGCATGCCGGAGCGCTCGGAGTACGCGCGTTCTATATAGACGATCTCGTCGCCCTGGCGCACCGACAGGTTCACTGTCTGCCCGGTTTGGCGGTGCAGTTCGCGCATCGGCGTGAGTGCGGCGTCGCGTACCGACAGACGTGCCTTCACCAGATTGCCCAGTTCGAGCAGACGCATACCGAGACGGTACGTGCCGGGATCCGACCGGTCGACCAGCCGGCACATCACCATGTCGTTCAGGATGCGGTGCGCGGTGGACGGATGCAGCTCCGTGCGGATGGCGAGTTCTTTCAGGCTGACCGGGTCGCTATGCGCAGCGAGTGCATCGAGCAAGCGCATCATGCGTTCGATCACCTGGATCGAAGTTTTGGGATCCGGGTTCGTATCGCTCATGGGAGGAATCGGTTGACGCGTCAAACAGCGGAAATTGATTGTATCCCGTATTGTGAAAAGAAGGAAAGCGCTTGGAAGGCCTATTCCAATTTTACGTGGGATTCGTCCTATGCCTTCCGGCCGTTGGTATTGTGCGGCAAACAGCGGATAATCAGGGACGTTTTCCCGAAGGAGGGCTCATGCGAGTCGGATTGTTCGTCACCTGCCTGATCGACCTGATGCGTCCGGAGATCGGTTTCTCGGTCATCAAGCTGATCGAAGGCGCCGGTTTCGAGGTGGTGGTGCCGCCCGCGCAAACCTGCTGCGGGCAGCCGGCGT comes from Burkholderia sp. GAS332 and encodes:
- a CDS encoding transcriptional regulator, IclR family; translation: MSDTNPDPKTSIQVIERMMRLLDALAAHSDPVSLKELAIRTELHPSTAHRILNDMVMCRLVDRSDPGTYRLGMRLLELGNLVKARLSVRDAALTPMRELHRQTGQTVNLSVRQGDEIVYIERAYSERSGMQVVRAIGGRAPLHLTSVGKLFLAADESTRVRAYATRTGLSGHTQNSITDLTKLERELSHVRQQACARDNEELELGVRCIAAGIYDDTGKLVAGLSLSAPADRLQDSWLGQLSQTALLISESLGYRPQTPQQHAHPQHA
- a CDS encoding murein-DD-endopeptidase. Serine peptidase. MEROPS family S11, coding for MKTDMFSSLKVIHGAARSTALSVAASMVIAAAFATPVSAFAATSAADTPAATAKTSKHAKAAKKPTAATADKVSGKKAAKGAAVKPVAAAGDDTPRTSVKRKRVTYTSNGRHHSVVRRVAYEPRQPTVGQAFGLHDTPDALMLRSSVAYVIDQNTGESLFDKNSRAVVPIASITKLMTAMVVLDSKAPLTEQIEVTDEDRDYIKNTGSRLSVGSVLSREDMLHIALMASENRAAAALSRYFPGGRPAFLAAMNAKAKQLGMTDTHFESPSGLTSENVSSARDLVKMVNAAYQYPMIRQFSTDRSYEVYTGKRSIAYNSTNALVRNPSWDIGLQKTGFINEAGECLVMQATIHGRPMIVVLLDSSGKYSRFADATRLRTWLDNGGDQARITSADAGGPGT